Proteins found in one Streptococcus mitis genomic segment:
- the speE gene encoding polyamine aminopropyltransferase, whose protein sequence is MDLWFSEVHTPDVKLSLRTAKQLYAGKSEWQDIEVLDTPAFGKILILNGHVLFSDADDFVYNEMTVHVPMAVHPNPKKVLVIGGGDGGVAQVLTLYPELEQIDIVEPDEMLVEVCREYFPDFAAGLDDPRVTIYYQNGLRFLRNCEDDYDIIINDATDPFGHTEGLFTKEFYGNSYRALKEDGIMIYQHGSPFFDEDESACRSMHRKVNQAFPISRVYQAHIPTSPAGYWLFGFASKKYHPVKDFDKKGWKKRQLFTEYYTANLHVGAFMLPKYVEDILEEEEGKNESFISYRMWGRCPSCYFKDLPR, encoded by the coding sequence ATGGATTTATGGTTTTCTGAAGTTCATACTCCAGATGTCAAATTGTCCCTGAGAACAGCCAAGCAACTCTACGCTGGAAAAAGTGAATGGCAGGATATCGAAGTCTTGGATACGCCAGCTTTTGGAAAAATTTTGATTTTAAATGGGCACGTCTTGTTCTCAGATGCTGATGATTTTGTCTACAATGAAATGACCGTTCATGTTCCCATGGCTGTCCACCCAAATCCCAAGAAAGTCTTGGTTATTGGGGGTGGCGACGGAGGTGTTGCTCAAGTATTAACCCTCTATCCTGAGCTGGAACAAATCGATATTGTAGAACCTGATGAGATGTTGGTTGAAGTCTGTCGTGAGTATTTCCCAGATTTTGCTGCGGGACTTGATGACCCTCGTGTTACCATTTACTATCAAAATGGGCTCCGTTTTTTACGAAACTGTGAAGATGACTACGATATTATCATCAACGATGCGACAGATCCCTTTGGACATACAGAAGGGCTCTTTACCAAGGAATTTTACGGTAACAGTTATAGAGCCTTGAAAGAAGACGGCATCATGATTTATCAGCATGGTAGTCCCTTCTTTGACGAGGATGAGTCAGCTTGCCGAAGCATGCACCGCAAGGTCAATCAAGCCTTTCCAATCAGTCGGGTCTATCAGGCTCATATCCCAACCAGTCCTGCTGGTTATTGGTTGTTTGGATTTGCATCGAAGAAATACCACCCTGTCAAAGATTTTGACAAGAAAGGCTGGAAAAAACGCCAGCTTTTCACAGAATACTATACTGCAAACTTACACGTGGGTGCCTTTATGTTGCCCAAGTATGTTGAGGACATTTTAGAAGAAGAGGAAGGAAAAAATGAGTCGTTTATTAGTTATCGGATGTGGGGGCGTTGCCCAAGTTGCTATTTCAAAGATTTGCCAAGATAG
- a CDS encoding aminotransferase class I/II-fold pyridoxal phosphate-dependent enzyme produces the protein MKELDQNQAPIYEALVKLRKKRIVPFDVPGHKRGRGNPELVELLGEKCVGIDVNSMKPLDNLGHPISIIRDAEELAADAFGAAHAFLMIGGTTSSVQTMILSTCKAGDKIILPRNVHKSAINALVLCGAIPIYIEMSVDPKIGIALGLENDRVAQAIKDHPDAKAILINNPTYYGICSDLKRLTEMAHEAGMMVLVDEAHGAHLHFTDKLPISAMDAGADMAAVSMHKSGGSLTQSSLLLIGEQMNPEYVRQIINLTQSTSASYLLMASLDISRRNLALRGKESFEKVIELSEYARREINAIGGYYAYSKELIDGVSVCDFDVTKLSVYTQGIGLTGIEVYDLLRDEYDIQIEFGDIGNILAYISIGDRIQDIERLVGALADIKRLYSRDGKDLIAGEYIQPKLVLSPQEAFYSERKSLTLDESVGQVCGEFVMCYPPGIPILAPGERITREIVDYIQFAKERGCSLQGTEDPEVNHINVIKRKEN, from the coding sequence TTGAAAGAGTTAGATCAAAACCAAGCCCCTATTTATGAGGCCTTGGTGAAGTTACGCAAGAAAAGGATTGTTCCCTTTGATGTTCCAGGTCACAAGCGTGGACGAGGAAATCCAGAATTGGTGGAACTGTTAGGGGAAAAATGTGTTGGCATTGATGTCAATTCGATGAAACCCTTGGATAATCTTGGTCACCCCATTTCGATTATTCGGGATGCAGAGGAGCTGGCTGCAGATGCTTTTGGAGCAGCCCATGCCTTTCTCATGATTGGTGGAACAACTTCATCGGTGCAGACTATGATTCTGTCAACCTGCAAGGCTGGAGATAAGATTATTCTGCCGAGAAATGTCCATAAATCTGCCATCAATGCGCTGGTTCTATGTGGTGCCATTCCCATCTATATCGAGATGAGTGTAGATCCTAAGATTGGTATCGCTTTAGGTCTTGAAAATGACCGAGTAGCACAGGCCATAAAGGACCATCCAGATGCCAAGGCCATTTTGATTAACAATCCTACTTACTACGGCATCTGTTCAGACCTAAAGAGGTTGACAGAAATGGCTCATGAAGCTGGCATGATGGTTTTAGTAGATGAGGCCCACGGAGCACACTTACATTTTACTGATAAACTTCCAATTTCTGCTATGGATGCAGGTGCTGATATGGCAGCAGTTTCCATGCATAAGTCTGGTGGGAGTTTGACACAAAGCTCGCTTCTTTTAATCGGGGAGCAGATGAATCCTGAATACGTACGTCAGATTATCAACCTGACCCAGTCAACATCCGCCTCTTATTTGCTGATGGCTAGTTTGGATATTTCACGTCGTAATCTAGCCCTTCGTGGTAAAGAGTCTTTTGAGAAGGTCATTGAACTGTCTGAGTATGCTCGCCGTGAAATCAATGCCATTGGCGGTTACTATGCTTACTCAAAAGAGTTAATAGATGGTGTGTCGGTCTGTGATTTTGATGTAACCAAGTTGTCAGTTTACACTCAGGGTATTGGCTTAACAGGTATCGAGGTTTATGACCTCCTGCGAGACGAATATGATATTCAAATAGAGTTTGGTGATATTGGCAATATCTTGGCCTATATTTCGATTGGTGACCGCATCCAAGACATCGAGCGCTTAGTCGGTGCTTTGGCTGATATCAAGAGACTCTATTCACGAGATGGGAAGGACTTGATAGCTGGAGAATATATCCAACCCAAGTTGGTGTTATCTCCTCAGGAAGCCTTCTATTCAGAGAGAAAAAGTTTAACCTTGGATGAGTCTGTTGGACAAGTCTGTGGGGAATTTGTCATGTGTTATCCTCCAGGAATTCCAATTCTAGCACCAGGAGAACGCATTACACGAGAAATTGTAGACTATATCCAATTTGCCAAGGAACGTGGTTGCTCCCTCCAAGGGACAGAAGATCCTGAGGTCAATCACATCAACGTCATTAAGAGAAAGGAGAACTAG
- a CDS encoding VIT1/CCC1 transporter family protein encodes MSETNHEIDSNFAGRLNILRAGVLGANDGIISIAGVVIGVASATSNIWIIFLSGFAAILAGAFSMAGGEYVSVSTQKDTEEAAVAREQVLLDQDMELAKKSLYAAYIQNGECETSAQLLTNKAFLNNPLKALVEEKYGIEYEEFTNPWHAAISSFISFFLGSLPPMLSITIFPSEYRIPATVLIVGMALLLTGYTSAKLGKAPTKTAMIRNLAIGLLTMGVTFLLGQLFSI; translated from the coding sequence ATGTCAGAAACAAATCACGAAATTGATTCAAATTTTGCAGGTCGTTTAAATATCCTGCGTGCGGGTGTTCTTGGTGCCAATGATGGGATTATTTCCATTGCTGGTGTGGTTATCGGGGTTGCCAGTGCTACAAGCAATATCTGGATTATCTTTTTATCAGGATTTGCAGCTATCTTAGCTGGTGCCTTTTCAATGGCTGGTGGAGAATATGTGTCCGTTTCAACTCAAAAAGATACCGAGGAAGCAGCCGTTGCGCGTGAGCAAGTCTTGCTAGACCAAGATATGGAACTAGCCAAAAAGTCTCTCTATGCTGCCTATATCCAAAATGGAGAATGTGAAACCTCTGCTCAACTCTTGACCAACAAAGCCTTTTTAAATAATCCGCTCAAGGCTTTGGTAGAGGAAAAATATGGGATTGAGTATGAAGAGTTTACCAATCCTTGGCATGCCGCTATCTCTAGCTTTATTTCTTTTTTCCTTGGTAGCTTACCACCCATGCTTTCAATTACCATTTTCCCAAGTGAATACCGCATTCCTGCTACTGTCCTTATCGTCGGTATGGCCCTTCTTCTCACTGGTTACACAAGTGCCAAACTTGGAAAAGCCCCAACTAAAACAGCTATGATTCGTAACCTTGCTATTGGCCTCTTGACCATGGGAGTTACTTTCCTGCTCGGACAACTTTTCAGCATTTAG